Within Chitinispirillum alkaliphilum, the genomic segment CGAGCCATCATTTACAATAATATATTCGAAATCCTTGAATTCCTGCGAAAGGACCGAATCTATTGTTTCCTGAATAAAGGCACCTTGATTATAGCATGGAGTAATAATACTAACTGTTGGCATTTTAGGCTGGATCCTTCTCATTGCGATTTTGATGTGTTACCCTGAATCAGCTCTCATTTTATTTGTATAGATTCATAAATATACAAAAAATCTCAGGCTTTTACAATTTTTCGTCTTTTCTCAGCCCATGCCCCCTATTCTGTTTTTTTAATTCCATATTTATAACAAAACGACACACATGTAGCCTTTAAAAACCTTGGGATTGTAGAATGTAGTCAGTTATAAGTTATGGTACAGACGAGATAACTGCAGAAAATTAAGAAGTAAGGCATTTTTTCTCAGAATTTTATCTAACAGTGATTTTAGGGGTTGAGATTTGTTACTTTTCAATACACTGTTATATTTTAAATATAAAAACTGAAGGCCTGCAAACATTCCTACCCAGTGGAAATACACATATGCATTTTTTAGATCTCTTAACAGTATGTTTGAAGCATAAACGGTTACTAATTGCGAGCTCGATTTTAGCTGGCATACTTGCATTTATGATTGCGTGGGTCCTGCCACATGTTTTTTACACAGAAGCCCGCATAAGAATAGATGACCCATCGTCACCTCAAATCAGTGGTATTCCTGATATGGACGGGCTTAGCAGTTTTTTTTCCGTAGGAGTTCGTAATAAACCTCAGGAAATGTATCTGGAAATATTTAACAGCCGCGACAACTTTGTAAACACAATAAAAGAATTCAACCTTGATTCTATCTACAAGACCAAATCGATTGAAGCTACAATCAGAGAATTCAGACAAAGCCTAACCATCAAAGCGCAGGATAATGGGATAATCATTGTCGGTATGGAAGGAAATGATAAATACCTCTCCCATGATATTGTTAATTTTATGATGGAACAGGCCAATGACCGTTACCTGGAGCTTCAGAGAGAACGGGTTTCTCTGAATGTTGACTTTTTGCGTAGTAAACATAGTGAGCTAATGGATAGCCTGGAAGGAATTAATAAGGAGTTAATATCCTTTTACCAGAATAACAACGTTGTTAATATAGACAGACAAATTGAGCTTTCCATGTCAGCTTTAGCTTCCTATGAGGAGCAAATGAACAAATTTTTGGTAAGCAGATCTATGGTCAGGCAATCGCATGGAGCCGGGACACCTATAGAGCAGCAATACCAGCAAAAAATCAATGTTTTACAACGTGAAATCAACAAAATCAGGGGTGAGTACAAAGAAGGATATCAACCTTCCCGCAGCTCAATATTACTTAACACTGATTGGGCTTTAAACAAACTGTTCTATGAAAGAACCATCCTCTCGAGATTGGA encodes:
- a CDS encoding lipopolysaccharide biosynthesis protein, with translation MHFLDLLTVCLKHKRLLIASSILAGILAFMIAWVLPHVFYTEARIRIDDPSSPQISGIPDMDGLSSFFSVGVRNKPQEMYLEIFNSRDNFVNTIKEFNLDSIYKTKSIEATIREFRQSLTIKAQDNGIIIVGMEGNDKYLSHDIVNFMMEQANDRYLELQRERVSLNVDFLRSKHSELMDSLEGINKELISFYQNNNVVNIDRQIELSMSALASYEEQMNKFLVSRSMVRQSHGAGTPIEQQYQQKINVLQREINKIRGEYKEGYQPSRSSILLNTDWALNKLFYERTILSRLDVMKGFLTVLSKELALNESNLNKNIPVIQIIQEPYIPDWRIRPKRATWAMTAFSITLFFSVIILITKAFLDGELEGADEKNRARIRKLIQAIKP